A part of Aquibium oceanicum genomic DNA contains:
- a CDS encoding branched-chain amino acid ABC transporter permease, which produces MGATGDIIFSGLFQGSLYAIMAVGLALIWTTIGVFNFAHGALMMIGAYATWSAVDYLGLPLPLGLFLGVAASGLIGWGLQVSLIRPFIGRDDIVLMVVIMTLSAASFFENGALELWGPRPKQLPPLVEGTVNLPGLIVSAHQLAIILISPFILAAIWYLLHKTRFGLQLRAVAQNEEASQLVGLNLKALYGIAFALSAGLAALAGIFLGGFKFMSPVMGSDPLLKAMVVVIFGGVATISGPILAAFIIGFIEAASSYYFGLYWTPAILFLVLITTLMIRPEGLLSTPTRRLS; this is translated from the coding sequence ATGGGAGCGACCGGCGACATCATCTTCAGCGGCCTGTTCCAGGGCTCCCTCTACGCCATCATGGCGGTCGGGCTGGCGCTGATCTGGACGACGATCGGCGTGTTCAACTTCGCCCACGGCGCGCTGATGATGATCGGAGCCTACGCCACGTGGTCGGCGGTGGACTATCTCGGGCTTCCCCTGCCGCTCGGGCTGTTCCTCGGCGTCGCCGCGTCGGGTCTCATCGGCTGGGGCCTGCAGGTCTCGCTGATCCGGCCCTTCATCGGGCGTGACGACATCGTCCTGATGGTCGTCATCATGACGCTGTCTGCCGCCTCCTTCTTCGAGAACGGCGCGCTGGAACTGTGGGGGCCGCGGCCCAAGCAGCTGCCGCCGCTGGTGGAAGGCACGGTCAACCTTCCCGGCCTCATCGTATCGGCGCACCAGCTCGCGATCATCCTGATCTCCCCCTTCATCCTGGCCGCCATCTGGTACCTCCTGCACAAGACCCGCTTCGGGCTGCAACTGCGGGCCGTGGCGCAGAACGAGGAGGCGAGCCAACTCGTCGGGCTCAATCTCAAGGCACTCTACGGCATCGCCTTCGCGCTCTCGGCCGGTCTCGCCGCGCTCGCAGGCATCTTTCTTGGCGGCTTCAAGTTCATGTCCCCGGTCATGGGCTCCGATCCGCTCCTGAAGGCCATGGTCGTCGTCATATTCGGCGGCGTCGCGACCATCTCGGGACCGATCCTCGCGGCCTTCATCATCGGCTTCATCGAAGCGGCCAGTTCCTATTATTTCGGCCTCTACTGGACTCCGGCGATCCTGTTCCTGGTCCTTATCACCACCCTGATGATCAGGCCCGAAGG
- a CDS encoding ABC transporter ATP-binding protein: MTALIEIEGVETGYGRVKVLHGLSVELQEGANIGLFGPNGHGKTTLLRAVSGLLRCWSGSIRFLGQEIANLSPRRIVEMGLIHVPQGSRLFPELTVGETLALGAQRKEARPEQAKNQEQVLAIFPKLRERWRQRVSTLSGGERQMLSIGMAMMNHPRLLLLDEPTLGLAPKIKEELAVAIHKISAEGVPLIVVEQDVEFLLDLTSRLFLVSHGVVERSIDSEHPLGHEDIMQMYFGH, from the coding sequence ATGACGGCACTGATCGAGATCGAAGGCGTCGAGACCGGCTACGGCCGCGTGAAGGTGCTGCACGGCCTTTCCGTCGAGTTGCAGGAAGGCGCCAACATCGGACTGTTCGGCCCCAACGGCCACGGCAAGACGACGCTGCTGCGGGCGGTCTCCGGTTTGCTGCGCTGCTGGTCCGGCTCGATCCGTTTCCTCGGCCAGGAGATCGCCAATCTCTCGCCCCGCCGCATCGTCGAGATGGGCCTGATCCACGTGCCGCAGGGCAGCCGGCTGTTTCCCGAACTCACCGTCGGCGAGACGCTGGCCCTTGGCGCGCAGCGCAAGGAGGCGCGGCCGGAGCAGGCGAAGAACCAGGAACAGGTGCTCGCCATCTTCCCCAAGCTGCGCGAGCGCTGGCGCCAGCGGGTCTCGACCCTTTCCGGCGGCGAGCGCCAGATGCTGTCGATCGGCATGGCCATGATGAACCATCCGCGGCTGCTCCTCCTCGACGAGCCGACGCTCGGCCTCGCGCCGAAGATCAAGGAGGAACTCGCCGTCGCCATCCACAAGATCTCCGCCGAGGGCGTGCCGCTCATCGTGGTGGAGCAGGACGTCGAGTTCCTGCTCGATCTGACCAGCCGGCTCTTCCTCGTCAGTCATGGCGTCGTCGAGCGCTCGATCGATTCCGAGCATCCGCTCGGACACGAGGACATCATGCAAATGTATTTCGGGCACTGA
- a CDS encoding ABC transporter ATP-binding protein produces the protein MALLVVEGVSKSFGALKAVDDVSFTVEAGEIFGLAGPNGSGKSTLFNILTGIPFGPDRGRISFDGVEIHAMSGHRIARLGLARSFQRETSFESLSVWENAVLGAAYGHGSGSGDDTVAEALTFVGLDREHWGRPSNELSVYDRKALMLAAALAMQPRMLLLDEPAAGLTKPEVDAFILLVRRIAERGITIVLTEHILTFLMSLSQRLLVLNQGQILTLGLPDEVMRDPRVVEAYLGSRRHDS, from the coding sequence TTGGCCCTGCTCGTAGTCGAAGGCGTGTCCAAATCCTTTGGCGCCCTGAAGGCGGTGGACGACGTTTCGTTCACCGTCGAAGCCGGAGAGATCTTCGGCCTCGCCGGCCCCAACGGCAGCGGCAAGAGCACGCTGTTCAACATCCTGACCGGCATCCCCTTCGGTCCCGACCGCGGCCGCATTTCCTTCGACGGCGTCGAAATCCACGCCATGTCGGGCCACCGCATCGCAAGGCTCGGGCTCGCCCGATCCTTCCAGCGCGAGACCAGCTTCGAAAGCCTGAGCGTGTGGGAAAACGCGGTGCTCGGCGCCGCCTATGGCCATGGCTCGGGCTCCGGCGACGACACCGTGGCGGAAGCGCTTACGTTCGTCGGGCTCGACCGCGAACACTGGGGTCGCCCGTCCAACGAACTTTCCGTCTACGACCGCAAGGCTCTGATGCTGGCCGCCGCGCTTGCCATGCAGCCGCGCATGCTGCTTCTCGACGAGCCCGCCGCCGGCCTCACCAAGCCCGAGGTCGACGCCTTCATCCTTCTCGTCCGGCGTATCGCCGAGCGCGGCATCACCATCGTCCTGACGGAGCACATCCTGACCTTCCTGATGAGCCTCTCGCAGCGGCTCCTGGTGCTGAACCAGGGACAGATCCTGACGCTCGGGCTCCCCGATGAGGTGATGCGCGATCCGCGGGTGGTCGAAGCCTATCTCGGCTCCAGGAGGCACGACTCATGA
- a CDS encoding ABC transporter substrate-binding protein, translating into MNRDFARGSRAFRGALLTSAALVSLAAATPSLADTVKVGLLVQLTGASSADGQEIVRGAEMAIEDMNAAGGVNGDTFELVIGDTKDGAAGDVALAVERVLSDSDVHFVLAGYASLTGFEIDDMREADMPYMLAGPSGQTAGIISPDPDAYWCCWSLTPSFDAYNTDVTLLAEDLAAEGKIELPNKKVALISSDNAYSNTIHDGMVKQFTDNGWDITVDEVVPFGEVNDWRTILAKVRQDPPDLVINLDYLPANSASFMNQFMEDPTDSLVFLQYAPSVPEFVELTGENSNGVLYDLLGGVLNTPKNPRAAELNDKFKEKYGVESGTYGIGIYEMLNVYFDAVDKVGDPTDHEAIGKAIGETSKQVAEGRLEFDPETHLAKQGDEYFPIQFYQIQNGERVLIRPEQYATGEFQLPPFMKMDE; encoded by the coding sequence ATGAACCGAGATTTCGCAAGGGGTTCGCGCGCCTTCCGCGGCGCCCTGCTCACATCGGCGGCGCTCGTCTCGCTGGCGGCGGCGACGCCTTCCTTGGCCGACACCGTCAAGGTCGGCCTTCTGGTGCAGCTCACCGGCGCCAGCAGCGCCGACGGGCAGGAGATCGTCCGCGGTGCCGAGATGGCGATCGAGGACATGAACGCGGCCGGCGGCGTCAACGGCGACACCTTCGAACTGGTCATCGGCGACACCAAGGACGGTGCGGCGGGCGACGTCGCTCTCGCCGTCGAGCGTGTGCTTTCCGATTCTGACGTGCATTTCGTCCTCGCCGGCTACGCCAGCCTGACCGGCTTTGAGATCGACGACATGCGCGAGGCCGACATGCCCTACATGCTGGCCGGCCCCTCCGGCCAGACCGCCGGCATCATCTCGCCCGATCCGGACGCCTACTGGTGCTGCTGGTCGCTGACGCCCTCCTTCGACGCCTACAATACCGACGTGACCCTGCTCGCCGAAGACCTGGCCGCGGAAGGCAAGATCGAACTGCCGAACAAGAAGGTCGCGCTCATCTCGTCGGACAACGCCTATTCCAACACCATCCACGACGGCATGGTGAAGCAGTTCACCGACAATGGCTGGGACATCACGGTCGACGAGGTCGTCCCGTTCGGCGAGGTAAACGACTGGCGCACCATCCTGGCGAAGGTCCGTCAGGACCCGCCGGACCTGGTCATCAACCTCGACTACCTGCCGGCCAACTCGGCTTCCTTCATGAACCAGTTCATGGAAGACCCGACCGACAGCCTCGTGTTCCTCCAGTACGCGCCGAGCGTGCCGGAATTCGTCGAACTGACCGGCGAGAACTCGAACGGCGTGCTCTACGATCTCCTCGGCGGCGTGCTCAACACGCCGAAGAACCCGCGGGCGGCGGAACTGAACGACAAGTTCAAGGAGAAGTACGGCGTCGAGAGCGGCACCTACGGCATCGGCATCTACGAGATGCTCAACGTCTACTTCGACGCTGTCGACAAGGTCGGCGATCCGACCGATCACGAAGCCATCGGCAAGGCGATCGGCGAGACCTCCAAGCAGGTCGCGGAAGGTCGCCTCGAATTCGATCCCGAGACGCACCTCGCCAAGCAGGGCGACGAGTACTTCCCGATCCAGTTCTACCAGATCCAGAATGGCGAGCGCGTGCTGATCCGTCCGGAACAGTACGCCACCGGCGAGTTCCAGCTGCCGCCCTTCATGAAGATGGACGAGTAG
- a CDS encoding branched-chain amino acid aminotransferase, translated as MHAFPVRLTESPKPLPKDVSKSFGDAYGDHMFLMDYDRERGWHDARIEPFRNISLHPSAAVVQYAQTIFDGSKGYRRADGGIHLFRPQVHVERLNRSAARLCMPPVDPDLVLDAMLRLTRIDSRWVPSEPGTAIYVRQTMIGTEGLMVVRPSNTYTFMIFLSPVGSYYAQGAGPVRILATEARVRAAANGGIGTAKAGANYAASLLAGVEAHAGGFSQVLWLDSIHRRYLEEVGTMNIFVKIGGEVVTPPLGDSILPGVTRDSALTLMREWGLAPSERPIDIEEVMAAGRDGRLEEMWGVGTAAVVSPVGELTYRGESVAINGGRTGPLVQRLYDAVTALQYGKAPDPYGWRVDVPTE; from the coding sequence ATGCACGCGTTCCCCGTCCGCCTGACGGAAAGCCCGAAGCCGTTGCCGAAGGACGTCTCGAAGAGCTTCGGCGACGCCTATGGCGACCACATGTTCCTGATGGATTATGACCGGGAGCGCGGCTGGCACGACGCCCGCATCGAACCCTTCCGCAATATCAGCCTGCATCCATCGGCTGCAGTGGTCCAGTACGCCCAGACCATCTTCGACGGGTCGAAGGGCTACCGCCGCGCCGACGGCGGCATCCACCTGTTCCGTCCGCAGGTGCATGTGGAACGCCTCAACCGATCCGCCGCGCGGCTCTGCATGCCTCCGGTCGATCCGGACCTGGTGCTCGACGCCATGCTGCGCCTGACGCGGATCGACAGCCGCTGGGTCCCGAGCGAGCCCGGCACGGCCATCTACGTGCGCCAGACGATGATCGGCACCGAAGGCCTGATGGTCGTGCGCCCATCGAACACCTACACCTTCATGATATTCCTGTCCCCGGTGGGCTCCTACTACGCTCAGGGCGCCGGTCCGGTGCGCATCCTTGCCACGGAAGCGCGCGTGCGGGCGGCGGCGAACGGCGGCATCGGAACTGCCAAGGCCGGCGCCAACTACGCCGCGAGCCTGCTGGCAGGGGTGGAAGCGCATGCCGGCGGCTTCAGCCAGGTGCTGTGGCTCGACAGCATCCACCGCCGCTACCTCGAAGAGGTCGGCACCATGAACATCTTCGTCAAGATTGGCGGAGAAGTGGTGACCCCACCGCTCGGCGATTCCATCTTGCCGGGTGTCACGCGCGACAGCGCGCTCACGCTGATGCGCGAATGGGGGCTGGCGCCGTCAGAACGGCCGATCGACATCGAGGAGGTCATGGCCGCCGGTCGCGACGGGCGGCTGGAGGAGATGTGGGGCGTCGGCACGGCGGCGGTGGTCTCGCCGGTCGGCGAACTCACCTATCGCGGTGAAAGCGTCGCCATCAACGGTGGCCGGACCGGTCCGCTGGTCCAACGGCTCTACGACGCCGTGACCGCGCTCCAGTACGGCAAGGCGCCCGACCCGTATGGCTGGAGGGTCGATGTGCCCACGGAATAG
- a CDS encoding succinylglutamate desuccinylase/aspartoacylase domain-containing protein, producing MSDDKSMIGTDVDFDREGLQFGSLKIPHSVHRSAYGHIRIPIAVANRGEGPTVLLTGGVHGDEYEGPIALARLVRELDMSKLNGRLIVIPAVNYPAFVAGRRTSPIDEINLNRTFPGKRNGTITEMIAHYVTTELLTRADYCFDFHAGGSSLQYLPTLLAPRWDDPADKQKLENLIDAFSPPNVVYYDSIRALSGEDRVIGNYAYQNDAFFFTGEFGGGSTVSVPGLAVVEDGLKSVLAHLGVVPEAPRSKPKGPIRRLVMDNPGLYAFSPKRGFWEPKFELGDEVPEGGMAGLIYDLDDPWAEPVAVHFKHAGFAVCIRTFSLVEAGDCLGHLASDV from the coding sequence ATGAGCGATGACAAGTCGATGATCGGCACGGACGTGGATTTCGATCGCGAAGGCCTGCAGTTCGGTTCGCTCAAGATCCCGCACTCCGTCCATCGCTCCGCCTACGGCCATATCCGCATCCCGATCGCCGTCGCCAACCGGGGCGAGGGGCCGACTGTTCTTCTCACCGGCGGCGTCCACGGCGACGAGTACGAGGGACCGATCGCGCTCGCCCGCCTCGTGCGGGAACTCGACATGTCGAAGCTGAACGGCCGTTTGATCGTCATCCCGGCGGTCAACTATCCGGCCTTCGTCGCCGGCCGTCGCACCTCGCCCATCGACGAGATCAACCTCAACCGCACCTTCCCGGGCAAGCGCAACGGCACGATCACCGAGATGATCGCGCACTACGTCACCACCGAACTCCTGACGCGTGCCGACTACTGCTTCGATTTCCACGCCGGCGGCAGTTCGCTCCAGTATCTCCCGACGCTGCTGGCGCCGCGATGGGACGATCCGGCCGACAAGCAGAAGCTCGAAAATCTCATCGACGCCTTCTCGCCGCCCAACGTCGTCTACTACGACAGCATCCGCGCGCTGAGCGGCGAGGACCGGGTGATCGGCAACTACGCCTACCAGAACGACGCCTTCTTCTTCACCGGCGAATTCGGCGGCGGTTCGACCGTCAGCGTGCCCGGCCTGGCCGTGGTCGAGGACGGGCTGAAATCCGTGCTCGCGCATTTGGGCGTCGTGCCCGAGGCGCCGCGCTCGAAGCCGAAAGGACCGATCCGCCGCCTGGTAATGGACAATCCGGGCCTCTACGCCTTCTCGCCCAAGCGCGGCTTCTGGGAGCCGAAGTTCGAACTCGGCGACGAGGTTCCCGAAGGCGGCATGGCCGGCCTGATCTACGATCTCGACGATCCTTGGGCGGAGCCGGTGGCGGTGCATTTCAAGCACGCGGGCTTTGCCGTGTGCATCCGCACCTTCTCGCTGGTCGAGGCCGGCGACTGCCTCGGTCACCTCGCGTCAGACGTCTGA
- a CDS encoding helix-turn-helix domain-containing protein: MGFSSGTENLVYQPGYADFYLKSQYGIFPQEHRSLAGASLLNMIMVDQQRHDFSDPAVSELIVSFPVVSAPCSYAWDMGFGWSSVRSQAGDLIVVPPHTESRWRVSGARRLLVFAIPVEIVRKVLGPECPADLTSAFETISGSSRPDALTQQVMLKLWEMGRGEEPPSRIMAESVLTTLVCQVLSLSQGAAETAGSGAMPPRNMKRLIEYVDAHLHEDIGLAELAEIAGWGVRHFARVFQQTMGQTPHRWVMDRRVSRAKYLLTQREMSLAEIAFTCGFADQSHFTTCFRRSTGFTPLRWRNGGFSGA; encoded by the coding sequence ATGGGTTTCTCTTCGGGTACGGAGAATTTGGTCTATCAGCCGGGATACGCGGACTTCTATCTGAAATCCCAGTACGGGATCTTCCCGCAGGAGCATCGCTCGCTCGCCGGAGCAAGTCTGCTCAACATGATCATGGTGGACCAGCAACGCCATGATTTCAGCGATCCCGCCGTCTCAGAACTCATCGTGTCCTTTCCTGTCGTCTCCGCCCCGTGTTCCTATGCATGGGACATGGGGTTCGGCTGGTCGAGCGTGCGTTCGCAGGCCGGCGACCTGATCGTCGTCCCCCCGCACACCGAGAGCCGCTGGCGCGTCAGCGGCGCGCGGCGCCTGCTGGTCTTCGCCATCCCCGTCGAGATCGTGCGCAAGGTGCTCGGACCGGAATGCCCGGCCGATCTCACCTCCGCCTTCGAGACCATCTCCGGATCCTCCCGTCCCGACGCGCTGACGCAGCAGGTCATGCTGAAGCTTTGGGAAATGGGCCGCGGCGAGGAGCCGCCGTCGCGCATCATGGCCGAGAGCGTCCTGACGACGCTGGTCTGCCAGGTCCTGTCCCTGTCGCAGGGCGCGGCCGAAACCGCCGGCTCGGGCGCCATGCCGCCGCGCAACATGAAGCGGCTGATCGAATATGTCGACGCGCATTTGCACGAGGATATCGGGCTTGCCGAACTGGCCGAGATCGCGGGCTGGGGCGTGCGCCATTTCGCCCGCGTCTTCCAGCAGACGATGGGCCAGACGCCTCACCGCTGGGTGATGGACCGGCGCGTCAGCCGCGCGAAGTACCTCCTTACACAGCGCGAGATGTCGCTCGCCGAGATCGCCTTCACCTGCGGCTTCGCCGATCAGAGCCACTTCACCACCTGCTTCCGGCGCTCCACCGGCTTCACGCCGCTGCGGTGGCGCAATGGCGGGTTTTCCGGCGCCTGA
- a CDS encoding PLP-dependent aminotransferase family protein, with protein MDQFTQPERPAFARWLGGTNDVTHMFLSAGNGPDMINMAGGLPDPSVYPVAELAAIARDAVAKNPRDALNYSPIEGLPALRDAIAARFSDENLTLTRDNVLITTAGLQGLDLLGKVLIDEGGLIAAHSPTYLGAIDAWRARLPAYRPFNPESNAFDAVAALKGAQFAYTVPNFSNPTGRLIDLERRKALVEAAHETGTWLVEDDPYGALYYDGDPLPRLLSLSGAMRPGDTPYSGPVVYMGTLSKELAPGLRIGWLVAAPDLIAALTMAKQGSDMCSSGLTQRVALDAFAARLPERILPNILDLYKTRRDALCAALAEHLAPWFDFEKPVGGMFVWAVARDPSFDTDKLLKAALAEGVCVTPSSVFDVEGRNRRAIRINFTLNSAERLGEGARRLALAAARVAAA; from the coding sequence ATGGACCAGTTTACGCAGCCCGAACGTCCCGCCTTCGCGCGCTGGCTCGGCGGGACCAACGACGTCACCCACATGTTCCTGTCGGCCGGCAACGGTCCCGACATGATCAACATGGCCGGCGGCCTGCCCGATCCGAGCGTCTACCCCGTAGCGGAACTTGCGGCCATCGCCCGCGACGCGGTCGCCAAGAATCCGCGCGATGCGCTGAACTACAGCCCGATCGAAGGCCTGCCGGCCCTGCGGGACGCGATTGCGGCCCGCTTCAGCGACGAGAACCTGACGCTGACGCGCGACAACGTGCTCATCACCACGGCGGGTCTCCAGGGGCTCGATCTCCTCGGCAAGGTGCTGATCGACGAGGGCGGCCTCATCGCAGCGCATTCGCCGACCTATCTCGGAGCCATCGACGCCTGGCGGGCCCGGCTTCCGGCCTACCGGCCCTTCAACCCCGAAAGCAACGCCTTCGACGCCGTGGCGGCGCTGAAGGGGGCGCAGTTTGCCTACACGGTGCCGAACTTCTCCAACCCGACGGGACGGCTCATCGACCTCGAGCGGCGCAAGGCGCTCGTGGAAGCCGCACACGAGACCGGCACCTGGCTGGTCGAGGACGATCCCTACGGCGCGCTCTACTACGACGGCGATCCGCTGCCGCGGCTGCTCTCTCTGTCCGGCGCCATGCGGCCGGGAGACACGCCTTATTCCGGCCCCGTCGTCTACATGGGCACGCTGTCCAAGGAACTCGCGCCCGGCTTGCGTATCGGCTGGCTCGTCGCCGCGCCCGATCTCATTGCCGCGCTCACCATGGCCAAGCAGGGCTCCGACATGTGCTCCAGCGGCCTGACCCAGCGCGTGGCGCTCGATGCTTTCGCGGCGCGGCTGCCCGAGCGCATCCTGCCGAACATTCTCGATCTCTATAAAACCCGCCGCGACGCGCTCTGCGCGGCGCTCGCCGAGCATCTGGCACCCTGGTTCGACTTCGAGAAGCCGGTCGGCGGCATGTTCGTATGGGCGGTCGCGCGCGATCCCAGCTTCGATACCGACAAGTTGTTGAAGGCGGCGCTCGCCGAGGGCGTGTGCGTGACGCCGAGCAGCGTGTTCGACGTGGAGGGGCGCAACCGCCGCGCCATCCGCATCAACTTCACCCTGAACTCGGCAGAACGGCTGGGCGAAGGCGCGCGGCGGCTGGCTCTCGCGGCCGCCAGGGTCGCGGCGGCATGA